AAACCAAATAAACTATActtcacacatacagtatttatagttaCAGGGCATATTAACAAGGCACTGGGGAACATTATACTATACAAATCACAAATGTCCGAAATGAGATGACAAAAACAACCGAGCTAGCAAGCTTGCATTTGCTAGCTTGTGGCAAAAACGCGAATTAGCATAACAAAGATAAACTACATAATTGTCAGCGAGTACGTCCACAACATTAACACATGAAGAGTAAGAAATATGTACTCATATATCTGAAGGATACACACTGGCCTTGGTAAAACAAATAATGCTAACTAAAGGAAAAAACAATAGATGGCTTGAACTAATCACTTGACTTTTCTCTAGTTACTTCCTTATCCACAGAGCTGGAGATCGCCCAGCATGCTCTGCTCCACTTAACCGGTGGGCGGAGCTACAGCTCTCCTATACTGAATAGTTTATTCTCCATAGCCTTTCATATGGTTGCGTTATATAATTCAGCACATTAAAGATACGGTGTGTATCCAGATGAAATCAACATCAACTTTCGTGAGCACGTACAGGTGCAAAACAACACATATTCAACCAATGCCGATCCGTCAAATAACGTTCTTCTTTATTTTAGAAATTCAAATCATCTTTGACCAGTGGGAAGTCTTGTTTGCTCTAACATACACAATAACTGGTTGAAAAGCAGGAAACATACCGGCAAAATAGCTAATCTTTACAATCCTGGCATTTACACTGAAAGCTAAATAATGTATTACAACAGATTTAAAGCATACAAACACTTAATAATGTGTACTGGTCACTAACTGGTTTGAATCAAGGAATTGTGTGCTGAATTCAGGTTCACTGCATTTGGATTTCATACATGTTTGTGTGATATAAAATCAAAACCAGTATCTTAAATACAGGGATGAGACAAACAATCCTCTTGCACCCAGACAATGAGCTTTTGGGTTAATTTATTCACATATATTCAAAATCTAGCATTCTTTTCCTGAATGAAATGTCTGGATGTTAGTCTTGATTAAATTGAGATCACAGTTCCTCCTTGGCTAAATTACCATCAAAATAAGAATACAGAAAATAGTGAAGTACATCTTTTTTTTCATGAAATACAGTATCTTAGTGAATATTTTTTAACAAACACATGTTCAGTTAAGAGTCCCATATCCTACAATACTCCACACCAATCTTCTTTCCACACTATACAGTATAAGAATGCGCCCACTTAGCTTCTGGAATTCTTATACGCCATATTTGATTGTCCAGCATTTTTAGATAGTTGAAGGTCTTGACCATTTTTTGGGTTGTGAGAGCTATTGGTCATATACTGTAGAATGGGATGCCCTCCCTTTTATCTTGCACCAGCTGAAAGGGAGAGTTCAAAATTAACAAACTGGTTATGTATTATAAAACCCCAACTCAGGATCATACAGTATTTGAGAGGTGTGGTTATATAAATGAGACTGCTCCTTATAACATCCCTCCCATTACAACAGGAATTTCAGTAGCCAAACGTTGTCGAACGCTGCACATAGAAATGCCATGAATAGAGCTGGCGTGATTCCTTATTCCTTGTTCTACATAGCATATTTCTGTCTGAATGTTACATAACATTGCCTCCTGTTGAAATCACCCCTGGTGTGTTTACTTTGTGGTTACTCAATAGAACAGTAGAGGTCAGTATTGTATTATTGTCCAGATATCTGAGTTTGGCCTGTGTTGGCTGAAAGTGGGACAATAGCCATAGACCTAGGGGTTAATTGCACTATGTTGCACAAATGACAGTAGCCCACATTGTCATTTGACAGACGTCTTTATCCAAAGTGATTTAGTCAAAGAAGCCTCTTATACATTTTATTTCATCATAAATCTCTCAGAGACTGCAACATCCAAATCTCCCACACAGCTTTAAAACAACTTGATGTAATAAAGTGTAGGCTTATTGAAAAGGAATTTGAAATAAATCCAAAAATTGTGACAATAGCAGTCAGTTATCCAAAACCCTAACCAACACTTTCTCTCTCAGCAAAATTCCTGACCGCTGACACCATTTCCCCCTTCAGCTACTGGCCAACAGCTCAAGGCTCTTATTacactccatttgcacacactgtatttagatttttctattgtgttattgactgtacttttgtttatcccatgtgtaactgtagaatcttaatttgatcacacaATTGCAGAAGAACTTTACACACAGGGTCTGACCGGCAAACATTGACATTTGCCAGCCCAGGGAGCCACACAATAGGGGCTGTCCAAAATaatatgtgtttgtgtgaggAAGTCTGTATCTTTCATCCCCTGCTGGTCTTTCAAGGGAGGGGCGAAAAATCACAGGAAACACCTTCCCCTGCTCTCCCCAGCCCAGGCCCATTACTGAACATGCACAATGAAATATTAAAAGCGCCCAGCTTCCCGGGAATAATTGCATGTCCACGCCAGATAAAACAAAGTTGTAATGTAAAGGGATGGGGGAAAGGACAGAGAACTTGGAAAAGTTAAGTAGAAGACTACTGGTATGCATGTTTCTCTTGAACTTTGATCATTTGATTGAAGCTTTCGTCCTTGTCTTTCAATTATTGATGGGTAGGAGTCATGGGAACTGCTTGGACTAATTGCTTGGTTGAATCTTTTCACACTACTGAACCGAGCCAAACTGCACTGGTCTGGTTAAGCATCCACCATAGTTGCAGGAACTGTGCTGAAGAAGACTGTGTGAAATATATAACAGCAATTGACAATGCTAACTTGCTAGTAAGTAAACAGTTTAAACGTACCACCTGAGGACTTCACCCCGAGAAGCATGACACCATCTTTGGTGCTGTCCGACCTGCTCTGGAAAGAGGCACTGcaaagaggagagagcagagcatATTGGGAGTAAAACATAGTATTTTTCTTTAAAAGATGATGGTATATTTGAACTGTTCAAATGGGGTACTGTCTAAATGGTATCTTCGTCTACAGTCCAAAGACTATACTTACTTTTCTGTTCCATTATCAATTGCCTCTGTTGAGGGACAAAAAAAAAAGGTGTGACACTTAGTTTGTAACGTCAATAGACTTCTGTGTATGTAGACATAGTGCTGTGCAGAGTCACATCTAATTCAGTAATTAAGTAATACCTGTGTGATCGTGGAGCTTCATGCATTTGAATTTGAAAACGAAGATGACAGCAGCCATCACAACTCCCAGGACTGGCAAAAGAATCCACAGCATCTTCTTATCTGGAGACAAAGAGGAAGCCCATCTTTCTTTAGTGTGGCAGACAAAACTGTTGTTTTTCACTCTATGAGAAGTTGGATTAGTACCATTGTTCCAACAATGTATCATGTAGCCAATTTATGATGAGTTGTAATTGAACACGGCCTGACTAATGACTTtgtacacacacgcgcgcacacacacacacgcacacgcacacgcacacgcacacacacacacacacacacacacacacacacacacacacacacacacacacacacacacacacacacacacacacacacacacacacacacacacacacacacacacacacacactgacaacccaGTCAAATGTGAAGTGTGTGCACCCTCTGGTGGGTGTGTTATTGGTAGAACATAGATCAGGAATAGGCAACCCTGGTCGTGGAGTGCCGTaggcacttcatgtttttgatttaaacgacctggaagaccaggtgtttTGAATTTAGGCATTCATTGAACTGATCCATTAGCCCCGTTGGTGAGGTGTAGTACCTAGTTGGAACCAAATCCTGCAGTACCTGCGgcactctaggaacagggttgcctacccctgacATAGATGTTGAGGTAAATGCGCCCATAAAGTTGCAACATTACTTGATTTAGGAGTTTTTGGTTCTTCTTCTCCAGCATGGTGACCTGAGTAGAGAAATAACATACTGTAAAACTCAAAATACTCTGTAGCGTGATTTATGTAGTAAATTCTATGATAACTTCTATTAACTTTCAATAACCACGAGAAGGAGATGCTAGTTCCATAATTTGGAACTTGCCATCTGGATAATGTGTCTATTTAAAATGTTATGTTTGTTttgctgactgtgtgtgtttttcaGTGCGAGGTAAATTTGTGTCAGTGTGAGTTCATTTCTATACAGATGATGGTAGCAGAGGACCTACTGGCATCTTGACCCACAGTCCTATTGTCCATGTCTTCTACCTGACCTGGAAACATTGTAATTTGTATCATTATACCATCCTGTTCATTTTCAGATAGTGGACAAATAAGTGCATTGAgggtagggttgcaaagctactggtcatttaccaaagttaccagaATATTCAGTAATTTCGGTAATTAATAGGTCATTTATGGCAATCTATGGTAACTTTGatgatttatacttgaataactttccAAAATTGTATTGATATATAGTATTCCTTATTACAaatgaaaataatgccattgttggttagatgcttttttcattaaATAGGCATTATTCTCTTGAACATACGGTCTATCCACTAGAAATTCATGGAAAATATGGACACAGGTCTAATAATGaatactatatatatacagtaccagtcaacagtttggacacacctaccggtactcattcaatgttttttcttaattttttactatgttctacattgtagaataatagtgaagacatccacactatgaaataacacatatggaatcatgtagtaaccaaaaaagtgttaaacaaatcaaaagataTAAAAatgtttagattcttcaaagtagccaccttttgccttgatgacagattttcTTGATTTAGCACCTGTGTTTTATtagtttctttatgaaaatagTTAGCGAACACCAAGACAGTAGCTAAAGCGaggggctatagcagcacacaagtagacaTCAAATGCATGCTGGCCCGGGCATGCCCTGAGCTCATTAAGTTAGCACTACTGGAGTGAAATTGGACTGGGCGAGAAGGCCGAcgctccagcctttgggaatctcGCCAATAAtgaatactatatatatatatatatatatatatatatatatatatatatatatatatatatcatattatatatacatatatatataaagagagggagatagagagggagagcatATGTTTCAAGACAAAATAGCCACAAGAAAAAGCATCTAACCAGCAATGGTATTATTTTCAATCAACTCTGCAACAGTCCCAACAACTGtcttttttcacaactgccaacAGTTTGGCgccaaaacatttacaaaaaggACATTCACCTAGTAACAAAAATAagtgtgtaaaaaaaatataaaggatatttcatgctgaatctcacatattaaacaccaatggtattcattaagttgatggtttatatttaggataatgttaaTCTTATTTgattatttaaaatgttttaaggGCACAGAGGGCCAGATATAATTACAGACACCtatgataatctgaagtacccagaagggccactagatgtcttgtgataaaTTATATAACATCCTTGAAAGTTACCCAAATTCTTGTAGTTTACCTGTAAACTTCAAaatttccagtaatataccctcgcTTTGCAAccctacaagcatttcgctacactcgcattaacatctgctaaccatgtgtatgtgacaaataaaatttgatttgatttaattgagGGACAGTGATAGTGCTTTAGACTTACCTGTAATTCCACCACCTGAAACTGAAGAAAACATTAATGGCAAACCATTGTTATTGGGTCATGAGGATAgtacctgaacaaggcagttaacccactgttcctaggccgtcattgaaaataagaatttgttcttaactaacttgcctagttaaataaaggtaaaataaaaatacatcaaGTGTTTGAATTAAGAAATGAAGGCTATCCGAAATGATGTAATATCTACACAAGCTGGCTTTGTCATATTTATTTATTAGAATGAGTATACTTAAGTCACTTCCATTGATTGTTAGCTAGCGGTGGCTCGAGTTCGCTGAAGTTTTTAGTGGTTGTTAAGAGAAAACCCAACCATGGATTACAGACTTCCTGGCCCATATAAACTACTTCCAGGGTAAGGAACCATCTAACGTTGAGTTGTAAAATCCTGAAATTCCCCTTTAAGTTTCGGTCTCATCCAGTCCCAAGTTATTGGTTTAGTGGGTTATTTGATGGAACATAAGTGAATAAATCAGATTGACAGTAAACGGTACCTTTCTCTTCTGGTTGTGAGGTGGTCAAGGATCCTGGTGAAGGAAAACCATGTCTCTGTGTGGTTGTCTGAATAACTGAAGAATGACCATTTTAGCTTTACTGTAATCAGTAGGCTATTTCTCATTACAGAGCAGAAGGTATCTTTAACCCAATGCTTTGCTTGCTATCATCTATCTTATCTCTTTTGTAATTTGAGAGAGGGTAACAACCTCCTCTTACCTTGTAAGTTAGTGTTTGCTGTAGGCTGAACTGTGGTCCCATTTGTGAGTGGGTCACTCGTGGGAACAGTTGTTGTGGCCTGGGTCTCTACCCATTTTGCTGTTAAGGGGGAAGAATGCACTCATTTAGAGCATTTCTAACATTTAAGATCTGGGGCAGTATCAATCATcttagtaggagtgctgatctaggatcaggtccctcctgttcatgtaatcttattcattgtgatctaaaaggcaagactgatcctaaatcagcactctgAGATCCTTGATATATGGCCGGCCTCTGGTTATTACCATTTGGTTATTCCAACAGCCATGCATCTGTAGAGCTTATTTGACATATGAGCACATCTGAGCTAGGGTGCAGGCCCTCTGTCATAGAAATACAGTTTACAGAGCAGACTGTAGTCAGTATTTTTTCAAATGAAACTTAAATGGCCAATATAAATTAAATACCATCAACATTACCAGGTGGAGATGTGGAATGCACTAAGAGATGGGGTGGTGTTGCTGCTGTTTTTTCCGTGGCAGTTACTGTGACAGATTTGTTCTCGGTCTCTGGAATGGAAAAATCAGTCTAAGAGCAGAGTTTCTAAACCAGCATGCTGTACCTCTCTCTAAAAAGGAATCCGTTCTAAGATTACAATGTCCTAAGGTTTTGACAGTTATTTGAACAAGAGATTAATACAGCTGTTTGAATCTGAAACCATGCTTTGATATGTTTTCTTTTACTTACTGCGTGTGGTCACAGCAGCGGTGGCAGCAGCATCGGTTGTACGGACAGATGTAATGGGAGGAGGAACACTTGTATTGGGTGTCTCAGTTGCTATGATGACAGATCAAAGATATTCTAACTCAGTAGTGTAAAATAAGATGCAAATCATCAAAAAGTAGCAGCAGGAGTCGTCGGTGCTGAGAAAATCTTAGACTTAAAATAGCAACCAGATTTTAAAAAAAGACTATCGCTGTCTATGCGTCTGCCTATTGTTCATCTCTTGAAATATTACCTCAGAACCTCATAATATACCTACGTGGAACTTGGTCTAATGGCAGTCCATCCGGTTGCCCTGCTGCTGGTTCTGCCATTGGCGCTTCTGATCTTTTTTAACAATACCTAACTTCTGTGGCAACACCAGAACCATACTGAACGACAAACAGGCAAAAAAGGACTTCATGATTTAGTAAGTTGTTTACGTTTTCAAGACTGAATGTAATATATTGTTGGCTAATACTTCCTGTTAAGAGAACCTGTAATTGTACCACGTTTAGCAATAAGCTTCACCTGCAGACTAATTCTCAGTAAAGTGCGGCTCTAAATCCTTAAGCAATCTAGAGGATGTGAGCACTCCAAAGAGCTCACATTATGACAGATCGAAAGTCACCATTTCTATCTTGGTCGCTAAAACATTTCCTCAGACATAATGGTCCCGTTTAGATTCAAAGGTTAGCCAATTGTGTTCCTGTTTGGCATGGTTTGAAAGACCACTGTCTGACatctatttattttaattttaaatcGGACGATGCACCCCTGAGAAAGCCATCCCGTCTGTGACACTTTGAGGTGGATATCCTCTGCTTCAGGCCCAGACCTGTGAAAAGCTGCATCCTGTCCCAGACAGAGTATTGTTGTCCCCTGGCCCCTACTGGCTCGAACAGCCAAAGGGCCAGGCAgggtttcctgtcttctcccccgtCAGAGAGGGGCTTTAGCTCAACTGTCTTCATGCCTGATGTTTCACACTGACTTTTTGAGCACATAACCCAATACTTGACCCCTGCTTTTGCCTCTTTTTCCTCTGCTATAGCTGCATTTTGTCTTGTACAGAGACCACTCCTCATCGGCAGTGTCGGCAGATTCACCCCTGCCCCCACCCTTTCATAATAAGTACTGTACCTTATGGCAACAGTAATAATCTATTTCCATGATACAGGCAAATGCACTTGCATTTCACCCTTTATCAATTTAGTTTTCTGTATATTATGGTGGGacatagtggggcaaaaaagtatttagtcagccaccaattgtgcaagttctcccacttaaaaagatgagagaggcctgtaattttcatcataggtacacttcaactatgacagacaaaatgagaaaatccagaaaatcacattgtgggattttttatgaatttatttgcaaattatggtggaaaataagtatttggtcaataacaaaagtttatctcaatactttgttatataccctttgttggcaatgacagaggtcaaacattttctgtaagtcttcacaagattttcacacactgttgctggtattttggcccattcctccatgcagatctcctctagagcagtgatgttttggggctgttgctgggcaacacggactttcaactccctccaaagattttctatggggttgagatctggagactggctaggccactccaggaccttgaaatgcttcttacgaagccactccttcgttgcccgggcggtatgtttgggatcattgtcatgctgaaagacccagccacgtttcatcttcaatgcccttgctgatggaaggacgttttcactcaaaatctcacgatacatggccccattcattctttcctttacacggatcagtcgtcctggtccctttgcagaaaaacagccccaaagcatgatgtttccacccccatgcttcacagtaggtatggtgttctttggatgcaactcagcattctttgtcctccaaacacgacgagttgagtttttaccaaaaagttatattttggtttcatctgaccatatgacattctcccaatcttcttctggatcatccaaatgctctctagcaaacttcagacgggcctggacatgtactggcttaagcagggggacacgtctggcactgcaggatttgagtccctggcggtgtagtgtgttactgatggtaggctttgttactttggtcccagctctctgcaggtcattcactaggtctccctgtgtggttctgggatttttgctcaccgttcttgtgatcattttgaccccacggggtgagatcttgcgtggagccccagatcgaaggagattatcagtggtcttgtatgtcttccatttcctaataattgctcccacagttgatttcttcaaaccaagctgcttacctattgcagattcagtcttcccagcctggtgcaggtctacaattttgtttctggtgtcctttaacatctctttggtcttggccatagtggagtttggagtgtgactgtttgaggttgtggacaggtgtcttttatactgataacaagttcaaacaggtgccattaatacaggtaacgagtggaggacagaggagcctcttaaagaagaagttacaggtctgtgagagccagaaatcttgcttgtttgtaggtgaccaaatacttattttccaccataatttgcaaataaattcataaaaaatcctacaatgtgattttctcgattttctttatttttttccgcctctttttgtctgtcatagttgaagtgtacctatgatgaaaattacaggcctctctcatctttttaagtgggagaacttgcacaattggtggctgactaaatacttttttgccccactgtatttgcaAGGGAGAAAACTGCCATTTCTCTCGCCACTCTAGAGAGGCGTGCACTGCAGTGACCTTTGGTTGGGTGTTTCCTGCAGATGTTAGATTCATACGAAGGAGATTTGCTGCCGATTGGACCATTTCACTTCGAAAGGGACTCAGGACAATAATCTCTCCCCCTGTGAGAGAAGGGGCAGTTTGGTTCCCACTGACTATCTGCAGTTCCAATCACCTCTCTGGGCAGCACATGGCGGTTAACGATCCTCTTGGATCCGTGCCCATGCTCCAATCAAAACAAACAATCTGGAGACTCCCTCTTTTTATTTTCCACCAGCACAAGTAACCACATTCATTTGTCTTTGGCCTGGACATTATTTTATTCCTAGATGTTTTGTCTTTGTTATCCGTGTTGTCCGATGCATTACGTCCCTCGAATAGATCGCCAAAAATGGCTAAAGTTGATCATAAGTCGACTTGAAATGAAGTAGACTTGAAATAAAGGTGTAAAGTGAACACAATGTGATGAACAGGGTTCCTCATACACACCCAATAAATACTATTTTAGGTGTGCATTTTGTCTTTCAATAGACCTTTAATAAAATAGGAATAATTTAGGTCCTGCATGAATGTTTGGTTGGTCTCCCAGCTTTGGTTGGTCTCCCTGTCAACATTCATGTCCATGTGACCCTCTTGGGTGACTTGCACCATGGGGAGGTTTCAGGGTTATCCTGGTAACACTTGACGCAACTTAACACAAAGTGTTCAGAAATTGTATACTACTTTATAAATATTAATTGCACCTTATTAAGGTTTGTGGCTGTACCTTCCTCCACATGAGGCTGACCAGGATAATATACATTATTTGGGGAAAACTACACAAGATTCACAtcaacaacaataaaaaacaaCGCTGCTCTTATCTCAGGCTAGGGAAAACGTAAAAACCCACTGAGGCATCACTGGACGTCCCTGGAGAAATGTTCAACATGTGAGCCTGTCTGTTCGAACAACTCCCAGACATACTGTGTTTCATGTCATACTATAACATAATTCATGATCCAAATGTCGATATACAAGATTTTTTTGTTGCAAACCAAGTCTGATTAAGATGGTAAGTAAATACTACAGCCAATTGAAACAATTATTCTACTTATCAagacaaaataacataaaacacaataCATTTCAACTACTGGTAAGTCATGTTGTCTATTTTTTAAGTGTACATTTGTCCTGACTACAACTTTTTAAATCCGTTACTgactgaataaaaataaaaacatttctgcatATGCAACAATAGATCCTTTTTCACCACGTACGATCTCCTATCCAAGTATGTTTGTAGTCATTTTTTACTCCCAAAAGCAGTTCTAAATATCCATGTAGGCTTACCTGTAGTGAGGAGCTTGAGCGGGGTTAGGAGGAGGATAAGAAGGGCAATCCTAACGGTCTTCATGGTGGTTCTACTGAGCGCTCCCGTCCTGGGTCCTTTTTACGGGTCTGCAGAGCTGTGTGAGCCACTGCTATCAACCACTGGAAAAGTTGTTCACATTATTGCCGATTTCTGCTTATTGGCACTTTCTTTGATTCAAAAAAAATGGGAGGAAGTAGACCAGCTTCCCTTGAGGTCAGAGGGTATGGGGAGGCTATTTCGGCCAGTGGGAGGTCTTTCACGTGTCCCAGCTTGGACAGGATCTCGGCCCCAAAGGTGTGTTTGTATTTCAACGCCAACTCCTGTCACTTATTTTTTCCTGCCCGCACGTTGCAGGCGTGGCATGACCGGTGTGAAGGAATCTAGTAAGTGTCTCAGACTTGGCTGGGCTGTGTATGACCCAAAGCaacatgtacagatgtaggatcttaatttgatcactcttttgttgctgagaattttcctgcaaagcaggaaatgcaaattTGTAGTTGATTTGAGAATTAGAAGGCTTCTTAAGGTTGTAATTTCCACAATTTTCCCCAATTCCCTACATCTGTAAGGCCTATCAGTTCAGAATGGGCTTTCAGGAAAATAGTTTTGCCTCAAACTGAACTGCATGTTCAGCTCTTCAGCATATCCTTGAGACACCCACATTTTCAAAGGAACTCATTCAAGGTGACAAATAATTGTTACACTTCTTATGTAAAACCGTGCTCACTAAAACCAATATAGTGGTCAGTTGCAACTCTCGTTTGACTCTTTTAATATAGCTAGgaccattttatttatttatttcattttatttcacctttatttaaccaggtaggcaagttgagaacacgttctcattt
Above is a genomic segment from Salvelinus fontinalis isolate EN_2023a chromosome 36, ASM2944872v1, whole genome shotgun sequence containing:
- the LOC129835128 gene encoding mucin-2-like isoform X3, whose protein sequence is MKTVRIALLILLLTPLKLLTTATETPNTSVPPPITSVRTTDAAATAAVTTRKTENKSVTVTATEKTAATPPHLLVHSTSPPAKWVETQATTTVPTSDPLTNGTTVQPTANTNLQVIQTTTQRHGFPSPGSLTTSQPEEKVSGGGITGQVEDMDNRTVGQDASHHAGEEEPKTPKSNKKMLWILLPVLGVVMAAVIFVFKFKCMKLHDHTEAIDNGTENASFQSRSDSTKDGVMLLGVKSSGAGAR
- the LOC129835128 gene encoding uncharacterized protein LOC129835128 isoform X1; translated protein: MKTVRIALLILLLTPLKLLTTATETPNTSVPPPITSVRTTDAAATAAVTTRKTENKSVTVTATEKTAATPPHLLVHSTSPPGNVDAKWVETQATTTVPTSDPLTNGTTVQPTANTNLQVIQTTTQRHGFPSPGSLTTSQPEEKVSGGGITGQVEDMDNRTVGQDASHHAGEEEPKTPKSNKKMLWILLPVLGVVMAAVIFVFKFKCMKLHDHTEAIDNGTENASFQSRSDSTKDGVMLLGVKSSGAGAR
- the LOC129835128 gene encoding uncharacterized protein LOC129835128 isoform X2, which gives rise to MKTVRIALLILLLTPLKLLTTATETPNTSVPPPITSVRTTDAAATAAVTTRKTENKSVTVTATEKTAATPPHLLVHSTSPPGNVDAKWVETQATTTVPTSDPLTNGTTVQPTANTNLQVIQTTTQRHGFPSPGSLTTSQPEEKVSGGGITGQVEDMDNRTVGQDASHHAGEEEPKTPKSNKKMLWILLPVLGVVMAAVIFVFKFKCMKLHDHTEAIDNGTENASFQSRSDSTKDGVMLLGVKSSAGAR
- the LOC129835128 gene encoding uncharacterized protein LOC129835128 isoform X4, with translation MKTVRIALLILLLTPLKLLTTATETPNTSVPPPITSVRTTDAAATAAVTTRKTENKSVTVTATEKTAATPPHLLVHSTSPPGNVDAKWVETQATTTVPTSDPLTNGTTVQPTANTNLQGSLTTSQPEEKVSGGGITGQVEDMDNRTVGQDASHHAGEEEPKTPKSNKKMLWILLPVLGVVMAAVIFVFKFKCMKLHDHTEAIDNGTENASFQSRSDSTKDGVMLLGVKSSGAGAR